From Flexistipes sp., one genomic window encodes:
- a CDS encoding Trm112 family protein, producing MSVKQELLDVLACPKCKGDIRLSKDSSYIVCDECKLLYEIREDIPIMLIDEAKKVDSTEEY from the coding sequence ATGTCTGTCAAACAAGAGCTTCTTGATGTTTTAGCCTGCCCCAAGTGCAAAGGCGATATCAGATTATCCAAAGACTCTTCTTATATAGTTTGTGACGAATGTAAACTGCTTTATGAAATTCGTGAAGATATACCTATAATGCTCATTGATGAAGCGAAAAAGGTTGACAGCACAGAGGAATATTAA
- a CDS encoding CocE/NonD family hydrolase — MKYRSRFPEQVEIIEHTWIPMPDSVRLSARIFLPKSAREKPVPAILEYIPYRHRDNTRVRDTQMHKYFAGYGYASVRVDIRGSGNSEGVLLDEYLQSELEDGIEVINWISKQPWCDGNVGMIGISWGGFNGLQIAALRPQPLKAIITVCSSDDRYSDDVHHMGGCLLGDNLSWASTMFGLNSLPPDPELVGDSWRDMWFERLRGSGLWLEKWLRHQKRDDYWEHGSVCENWDSIKIPVMAVSGWADGYTDSVFRILENLKTPKLGLVGPWSHKYPHQGIPGPAIGFLQEALRWWDKWLKNEETGIMEEPLLRAWIMEKVPAIATPNERKGRWVGEKSWPSDNISLEKFSLIPGQLIKKDSNGKSHTLTVQSPLSVGFFAGKWCSYAAAPDLPHDQREEDGGALVFDTPPLDESVEILGKPEVVLNVSASNPLAMVAVRISDVSPDGKATRVTYGLLNLCHRNSSKNPELLEAGKTYKVTVCLNDVGYNFVKGNKIRLSISSSYWPLAWPPPASTRLTVETGNSSLLLPVRHGKGTENISFKPPEAAAPPQIIPSKYGEHSWKVIRNLGDDHSILQVINDNGILIIPEINLEYGRCGREYYSYTGDDFASPRGEAVWEWKFKRGKWDVKTVTRTVLTSDEEKFCIYAQLDAYEGDKRVFSKNWDTSIKRDYI; from the coding sequence ATGAAATACAGAAGCAGATTTCCGGAACAGGTGGAAATTATTGAACACACTTGGATACCAATGCCGGACAGTGTAAGGCTTTCGGCCCGTATTTTTCTCCCAAAAAGTGCCCGTGAAAAACCTGTACCGGCAATTCTTGAATATATTCCTTACAGGCACAGAGATAATACACGTGTCAGAGACACACAGATGCACAAATACTTTGCCGGTTACGGTTACGCTTCAGTAAGGGTTGATATCAGAGGAAGCGGTAATTCTGAAGGTGTTTTACTGGATGAATATCTTCAAAGTGAGTTGGAAGACGGTATAGAGGTTATAAACTGGATTTCAAAACAACCATGGTGTGACGGCAATGTGGGAATGATAGGAATATCATGGGGAGGCTTCAACGGCTTGCAGATTGCTGCGCTTAGACCTCAGCCGCTTAAAGCCATCATAACTGTATGTTCAAGCGATGACAGATATTCAGACGATGTTCATCATATGGGAGGATGCCTTTTAGGAGATAACCTCTCATGGGCCAGCACCATGTTTGGGCTAAACTCTTTACCGCCGGATCCTGAATTAGTCGGGGATTCCTGGCGGGATATGTGGTTTGAACGCCTCAGAGGCAGCGGACTTTGGCTGGAAAAGTGGCTAAGACATCAGAAAAGGGATGATTACTGGGAGCACGGTTCTGTTTGTGAAAACTGGGATTCAATAAAAATACCTGTAATGGCTGTATCCGGCTGGGCGGACGGATATACTGACTCTGTTTTCAGAATACTTGAGAATCTGAAGACACCAAAGCTTGGATTGGTGGGTCCCTGGAGTCATAAGTATCCACATCAGGGTATCCCGGGCCCGGCAATAGGATTTTTACAGGAAGCCCTGCGCTGGTGGGACAAATGGCTGAAAAATGAAGAAACGGGAATTATGGAAGAACCTTTACTACGGGCATGGATTATGGAAAAAGTACCTGCCATTGCAACACCGAACGAAAGAAAAGGCAGATGGGTTGGTGAAAAAAGCTGGCCTTCTGATAATATTTCTTTGGAGAAATTTTCACTGATACCCGGACAGCTGATAAAAAAAGACTCCAACGGAAAATCCCATACATTGACCGTACAATCACCCTTAAGCGTCGGTTTTTTTGCCGGCAAATGGTGCTCATACGCAGCTGCTCCGGACCTGCCTCACGATCAGAGAGAAGAAGACGGCGGCGCACTTGTATTTGATACCCCTCCCTTAGACGAATCTGTGGAAATATTAGGTAAACCTGAGGTTGTGCTGAATGTCAGCGCATCAAACCCTCTTGCAATGGTGGCTGTCAGGATTTCCGATGTATCTCCCGACGGTAAAGCCACAAGAGTAACCTATGGTCTTTTAAATCTCTGTCACAGAAACAGTTCAAAAAATCCCGAACTATTAGAGGCCGGGAAAACTTATAAAGTGACTGTATGCTTAAATGATGTGGGTTACAACTTTGTCAAAGGCAATAAGATAAGGCTGTCCATTTCTTCTTCCTATTGGCCGCTGGCATGGCCGCCCCCCGCCTCCACAAGACTTACGGTAGAAACCGGAAACAGTTCACTCCTCTTGCCGGTGAGACATGGCAAGGGCACAGAAAATATATCGTTTAAGCCTCCGGAAGCTGCGGCACCGCCTCAAATAATCCCTTCCAAATACGGAGAACACAGCTGGAAAGTTATAAGAAACCTTGGTGATGACCATTCGATACTCCAGGTAATTAATGACAATGGGATACTGATTATCCCGGAAATTAATCTTGAGTACGGCAGATGCGGAAGAGAATATTACAGCTACACAGGAGACGACTTTGCAAGCCCGCGCGGAGAGGCTGTCTGGGAGTGGAAGTTTAAACGGGGCAAATGGGATGTAAAAACAGTTACAAGAACAGTTCTTACATCAGATGAGGAAAAATTTTGCATATATGCCCAGCTCGATGCTTATGAGGGGGATAAAAGGGTCTTTTCCAAAAACTGGGACACTTCAATAAAACGCGACTACATTTAG
- a CDS encoding NAD(P)H-hydrate dehydratase, translating into MMEILDSVQMANADKYTIEKIGIPSTVLMENAASGIAEVIKNLDVKKDKIAVFAGSGNNGGDGITLTRKCYDAGYKIDLYLTSPPEKLKGDPLLNYNILQYYPVRIFNAFEDKLLEDYDIIVDSIFGTGLTRPVEGKYKSLIKKLNELPGFKIAIDMPSGLAGNTNAIIGECFRADVTVTMCRAKIPHKIYPAKKFCGKVEIVDISIPDFAVASVKPYIYEITKNNIEKLNKRESDSHKGKFGHAVIIGGSAGKTGAALMASKSCAKAGAGLTTTVIPSALNLAAELGNPEVMSFPAGSGDYFRENDAKDVTEFINDKTVAAIGPGMGRNDKTIEFIKQIIAATNLPLVIDADGLYGLDQDDFEKLRFRSIITPHIGEFARIVNKTNEEVINNKLELVREFSTNYGIVTVLKSADTIIGMPDETTFVLNTGTPALAKGGSGDCLTGLITSFVSQNCTFKNSAVYGVWILGKTAEHLTKTYNERTVLVSDLIDNLWIEINELYRNN; encoded by the coding sequence ATGATGGAAATTTTAGATTCCGTTCAAATGGCAAACGCCGACAAATATACTATTGAAAAGATAGGTATCCCCTCCACAGTTTTAATGGAAAACGCTGCATCAGGAATTGCGGAAGTCATTAAGAACCTTGATGTAAAAAAAGATAAAATAGCTGTCTTCGCAGGCTCCGGCAACAACGGGGGAGACGGTATTACTTTGACCAGAAAGTGTTATGACGCCGGTTACAAGATTGATTTATATTTAACATCACCCCCGGAAAAACTTAAAGGAGACCCCCTTTTAAACTACAATATACTGCAATATTATCCAGTTCGCATCTTTAATGCCTTTGAAGACAAACTGCTTGAAGATTATGATATTATTGTGGACTCCATCTTCGGCACAGGTTTGACCAGACCGGTTGAGGGGAAATATAAGTCGCTGATAAAAAAATTAAACGAACTTCCCGGATTTAAAATCGCCATTGACATGCCTTCCGGCCTGGCGGGTAATACAAATGCAATCATCGGTGAATGTTTCCGCGCAGATGTTACTGTTACAATGTGCAGAGCCAAAATCCCTCACAAAATTTATCCGGCTAAAAAATTCTGCGGTAAAGTTGAAATTGTGGACATATCGATACCGGACTTTGCTGTGGCAAGTGTAAAACCTTATATATATGAAATTACAAAAAATAATATTGAAAAACTCAACAAAAGAGAGTCCGACAGCCATAAAGGGAAATTCGGGCATGCAGTTATAATAGGAGGCTCAGCAGGAAAAACGGGAGCCGCTCTTATGGCCTCAAAATCATGTGCAAAAGCCGGTGCCGGGCTCACAACAACCGTTATTCCTTCTGCTCTGAATCTTGCAGCAGAACTTGGGAATCCTGAAGTCATGAGCTTTCCTGCCGGCAGTGGAGATTATTTCAGGGAGAATGATGCAAAAGATGTAACAGAGTTTATAAATGACAAAACTGTTGCCGCAATAGGTCCGGGGATGGGCAGAAACGATAAAACTATAGAATTTATAAAGCAGATAATCGCAGCTACAAACCTGCCGCTGGTGATTGATGCAGACGGCTTATACGGACTCGACCAAGATGATTTTGAAAAACTAAGGTTCAGAAGCATAATCACACCACATATCGGTGAATTCGCACGAATCGTTAACAAAACCAACGAAGAAGTGATAAATAACAAATTAGAGTTGGTACGCGAATTTTCCACTAATTACGGCATCGTTACCGTTCTAAAGAGTGCTGACACAATTATCGGTATGCCGGATGAAACAACTTTTGTGTTGAACACCGGTACTCCGGCTCTGGCAAAAGGTGGAAGCGGAGACTGTCTGACAGGATTGATAACTTCTTTTGTAAGCCAGAACTGCACTTTTAAAAACTCAGCTGTTTACGGTGTATGGATTCTGGGCAAAACTGCCGAGCATTTAACAAAAACTTACAATGAAAGAACAGTACTTGTATCAGACTTAATAGATAATCTCTGGATAGAAATAAATGAATTATACAGAAACAACTAA
- the rfaE1 gene encoding D-glycero-beta-D-manno-heptose-7-phosphate kinase, which translates to MNDLIDTIDRLKNAKLIVIGDLMLDIFMYGNVERISPEAPVPVVTVDKEQIMPGGAANVAANLSSLGIKPTLLGVASDDDSGRQLKKILKDLDINGKYFEDGRNTIVKTRIIASNQQVVRFDRENKDKLKKSITQLIIDEVAKIIDEYDGIVLSDYGKGVITKYLIENLTALCKKKGKIITVDPKLENFRLYKNVTCITPNNREASQAMGMEINDEESLINCGQKILKLLNCENVIITRGQEGMSLFFRDNTVKNIPAVAKEVFDVTGAGDTVISVLSAALAIGTDLRIAAVLANTAAGVVVAKIGTATVTTDELKNNLPYSVKMMGVV; encoded by the coding sequence ATGAACGATTTAATCGATACGATAGACAGGCTGAAGAATGCAAAGCTGATTGTTATCGGTGATCTTATGCTTGACATTTTTATGTATGGAAATGTTGAGAGAATTTCGCCTGAAGCCCCTGTCCCCGTTGTCACAGTGGACAAGGAGCAGATAATGCCGGGCGGGGCGGCGAATGTTGCAGCAAATCTTTCTTCTCTGGGAATAAAACCAACTCTTCTCGGCGTTGCTTCAGATGATGACAGCGGGAGGCAGTTGAAAAAAATTCTAAAAGATCTCGACATAAACGGCAAATATTTTGAAGACGGCAGAAACACAATAGTTAAAACAAGAATCATTGCCAGTAATCAGCAGGTTGTCAGATTTGACAGGGAAAATAAAGACAAACTCAAAAAAAGTATTACACAGCTGATTATAGACGAAGTTGCAAAAATTATAGACGAATACGACGGCATAGTCCTTTCTGATTACGGGAAAGGTGTCATAACAAAATATCTCATAGAAAATCTCACTGCGTTATGCAAAAAGAAGGGTAAAATAATTACTGTAGATCCTAAATTGGAAAATTTCAGACTTTATAAGAATGTTACATGCATCACACCCAATAACAGAGAAGCCTCACAGGCAATGGGTATGGAAATCAATGATGAAGAATCCCTTATAAACTGCGGGCAAAAAATTTTAAAACTGCTCAATTGTGAAAACGTTATTATTACCAGAGGGCAGGAAGGGATGTCTTTGTTTTTCAGAGATAACACCGTAAAAAATATTCCGGCCGTTGCCAAAGAGGTTTTCGATGTAACAGGTGCAGGAGACACAGTCATATCTGTCTTATCGGCTGCACTGGCAATAGGTACCGACCTCAGAATAGCTGCGGTGCTGGCAAATACGGCTGCTGGTGTGGTTGTGGCGAAAATCGGTACTGCCACAGTTACTACTGACGAACTAAAAAACAACCTTCCTTACTCAGTTAAAATGATGGGGGTGGTATGA
- the trxB gene encoding thioredoxin-disulfide reductase: MEDFFSMDDLYDEYDTVILGGGPAGLTAAIYASRDMMKTLVLEKNFPGGQVALTEQVDNYPGFPEGIMGGDLSMKMYEHAKAFNVQVKNAIPKEFNFDGKYKYIHLENEDITIKTKTIIIATGAKPKHLEVEGENRFLGRGISFCATCDGAFFKDKDVAVIGGGDSAVEEGVYLTKFAKKVYIVHRRDKLRAAKILQERAFQNDKVEFIYNCVVDKVNGENKLESLTLYDRVKNEKKDLKVDGVFVFIGWTADTEIFKGMIEMDEAGFIKANEKMETNVPGVYVAGDVRQKELRQIVTSVSDGAIAAKSAEKFITANFLIGGKP, translated from the coding sequence ATGGAAGATTTTTTCAGCATGGACGATCTTTACGATGAATATGATACTGTCATATTAGGCGGAGGGCCTGCCGGCCTGACTGCAGCAATTTACGCATCAAGAGACATGATGAAAACTCTCGTCCTTGAGAAAAACTTCCCGGGCGGTCAGGTCGCTTTAACTGAGCAGGTGGATAATTACCCCGGTTTCCCGGAAGGGATAATGGGCGGCGATTTGTCAATGAAAATGTATGAGCACGCAAAAGCTTTCAATGTCCAGGTAAAAAATGCAATACCCAAAGAATTCAACTTCGATGGTAAATATAAATATATTCATCTGGAAAACGAAGATATCACAATAAAAACAAAAACCATCATTATCGCCACCGGTGCAAAACCGAAACATCTTGAAGTGGAAGGCGAAAACAGATTTCTGGGCAGAGGTATATCATTTTGTGCCACATGCGACGGTGCTTTTTTCAAAGATAAAGATGTAGCTGTAATAGGCGGAGGGGACTCCGCTGTGGAAGAAGGCGTATATTTAACCAAATTTGCCAAAAAGGTATATATCGTACACAGAAGAGACAAGCTGAGAGCTGCTAAAATTCTTCAGGAGAGGGCTTTTCAAAATGATAAGGTTGAATTTATCTATAACTGTGTTGTGGACAAAGTAAATGGTGAAAATAAATTGGAATCACTCACTCTATACGATAGAGTTAAAAATGAAAAAAAGGATTTAAAGGTAGACGGGGTTTTTGTTTTTATAGGCTGGACTGCTGACACAGAGATTTTCAAAGGTATGATTGAAATGGATGAAGCAGGTTTTATAAAAGCAAACGAGAAAATGGAAACAAACGTGCCCGGGGTATATGTCGCCGGTGATGTGCGTCAAAAAGAATTGAGGCAGATCGTCACATCTGTATCCGACGGCGCCATTGCGGCAAAATCTGCAGAAAAATTTATAACCGCTAATTTTTTAATTGGAGGGAAACCATGA
- a CDS encoding DUF2914 domain-containing protein, which yields MRNKSAPFFRLASTVSLITLILLVFSTTVFAKTEVLRISIAKDIENLEPVNTGKTFDNNVGKLYCFTEIKTDEYPTKVVHVWLYNENIIAEVPLEVNSTTWRTYSSKKILPKWAGNWKVEVYSNDGELIDSVEFNIK from the coding sequence ATGAGAAACAAATCAGCACCTTTTTTCCGTTTAGCATCAACAGTATCTTTGATAACATTGATTCTGTTGGTTTTTTCCACAACTGTATTTGCAAAAACAGAAGTACTTCGTATCAGCATAGCAAAGGATATAGAAAATCTTGAGCCGGTAAATACCGGTAAAACCTTTGACAATAATGTGGGCAAACTTTACTGTTTCACTGAAATAAAAACGGATGAATACCCCACCAAAGTTGTTCACGTATGGCTGTACAACGAAAATATTATTGCCGAAGTTCCTCTGGAAGTAAACTCGACTACGTGGAGAACCTACAGCTCTAAAAAGATACTCCCCAAATGGGCGGGAAACTGGAAGGTGGAAGTTTACTCCAATGACGGAGAGCTTATAGATTCTGTGGAATTTAATATAAAGTAA
- the tsaE gene encoding tRNA (adenosine(37)-N6)-threonylcarbamoyltransferase complex ATPase subunit type 1 TsaE, whose protein sequence is MNYTETTNDINELSEIVEKYKDKLLDNIILLNGELGAGKTTFVKKFAEAVCSNYTVSSPTFTIMQKYQTTANPIYHFDLYRIESIDELEMTGFFEYIEYPGTIFIEWAEKFDIGSFLDNFITINIKQLEDGKREYFIEIF, encoded by the coding sequence ATGAATTATACAGAAACAACTAATGATATAAACGAGTTATCAGAAATTGTAGAGAAATATAAAGATAAACTCCTTGATAATATTATTTTACTCAACGGAGAATTAGGAGCAGGCAAAACAACATTTGTCAAAAAATTTGCCGAAGCCGTTTGTTCAAACTATACTGTCTCAAGTCCTACATTCACAATCATGCAGAAATATCAAACAACAGCAAATCCAATCTATCATTTTGATTTATACAGAATAGAGTCTATCGATGAGCTTGAAATGACCGGATTTTTCGAATATATAGAGTATCCCGGTACCATTTTTATCGAATGGGCAGAAAAATTTGACATCGGAAGTTTTTTGGATAATTTTATCACGATTAACATAAAGCAGCTGGAAGATGGAAAAAGGGAGTATTTTATAGAAATTTTTTAA
- the nadC gene encoding carboxylating nicotinate-nucleotide diphosphorylase, producing the protein MLKNYLVDKLIELALLEDIGHGDITTESIFKENNTGRFHFLAKEEMVLCGTEVVKKVFSNMNSNIETTFHFKDGDKIQQNTYFGEVTGTVSSILTGERTALNFLQRLSGIATNTRRYTACLKHSDIKILDTRKTTPGHRVLEKYAVKIGGGANHRFGLFDGVLIKDNHIDAAGSISEAVKKAKESIPSTVKIEVEIRNLTELQQAVKAGADIVMLDNFKREDIIEACKIVNKRAKIEISGGITLEEIDGLKKYDIDYISVGALTHSSGNIDISLKIGETND; encoded by the coding sequence ATGCTGAAAAATTATCTTGTTGATAAACTTATTGAACTTGCACTCCTGGAAGATATTGGACACGGAGACATTACAACAGAATCGATATTTAAGGAGAATAATACAGGCAGATTCCATTTTCTCGCTAAAGAAGAGATGGTTTTATGCGGCACTGAAGTTGTAAAAAAGGTTTTTTCAAACATGAACAGCAATATAGAAACCACTTTTCACTTCAAAGACGGAGACAAAATTCAGCAAAATACATACTTTGGTGAAGTCACAGGAACTGTTTCATCAATTCTCACCGGTGAAAGAACAGCCCTCAACTTCCTTCAGCGTTTGTCCGGAATAGCTACTAATACCCGCAGATATACCGCCTGTCTGAAACATTCTGATATAAAGATACTTGATACAAGAAAAACAACCCCCGGGCACAGAGTATTAGAGAAATATGCGGTAAAGATTGGCGGAGGAGCTAATCACCGTTTTGGTCTGTTTGACGGAGTACTGATAAAGGATAATCATATTGATGCAGCCGGCAGTATCTCTGAAGCGGTAAAGAAAGCAAAAGAAAGTATCCCTTCCACTGTTAAAATAGAGGTGGAAATCAGAAATTTGACTGAATTACAGCAAGCTGTCAAAGCAGGTGCTGATATTGTGATGCTGGATAATTTTAAAAGGGAAGATATTATTGAAGCTTGCAAAATAGTTAATAAAAGAGCTAAAATAGAAATATCCGGCGGGATAACCCTGGAGGAGATAGACGGTCTTAAAAAGTATGATATTGATTATATTTCAGTGGGTGCACTTACACACAGCTCTGGCAATATCGATATAAGCCTTAAAATCGGAGAAACCAATGATTGA
- a CDS encoding valine--tRNA ligase, protein MSNHELPTRIKPNEYEKKIYDEWLEKNIFHADENSSKPPYSIVIPPPNVTGSLHMGHALNNTLQDILIRFYKLNGYETLWMPGTDHAGIATQNVVEKQLAEKNISRHEIGREKFIAKVWQWREESGGQIINQLKRLGASCDWERERFTMDKGLSRAVRKVFVTLYNEGLIYRSNYIINWCPRCHTALSDLEVEHEEKEGALYYINYDVKETGEKLLIATTRPETMLGDSGVAVNPNDERYSHLIGKTAILPIVGREMPIVGDEYVDMEFGTGALKITPAHDPNDFDIGRKHGLKEINMMDDSGYINENGSLYKGKERFEARKEIVSELEKQNRLVKKEKHIHSIGHCYRCKTVVEPRISMQWFVKVHPLAEKAIEVVKNNEIKITPENWEKTYYEWMYNIRDWCISRQIWWGHRIPAFYCENCGHINVAMEDPSQCEKCSSRELSQETDVLDTWFSSALWPFSTMGWPEKTKTLEKFYPTSCLVTGFDILFFWVARMIMMGTKFMNDVPFREVYIHALVRDEDGQKMSKSKGNVIDPLTVIDEYGADAFRFTLAALAAQGRDIKLSKERVEGYRNFVNKIWNASRFILMNIPSDYNIGEPDFSKLEAEDKWILHQLKITADNVSSNIKTYDFNEAAGEIYKFFWHTFCDWYLELIKDRIFDEEQKESALKAAFFILKNSLIILHPFMPFVTEYIYKMIDDNANLLNMDFPALNFSYDTENSEIETVISIISSIRNIRGEYNIPPKSMIKAYIKTDDKKIINVVKNNEKNIKKLSRLELLEFTDKEIEKSATNVSSGFIIYVPIEGIVDIAEEIARLQKDRKSALKDYELYGKKLKNENYLEKAPSEVIRKDTEKFEKSREILSKIDESIKRLEELC, encoded by the coding sequence ATGAGTAATCATGAGTTACCCACAAGAATAAAACCAAACGAATATGAGAAGAAGATTTATGATGAATGGCTTGAAAAAAATATTTTTCATGCTGACGAAAATTCTTCAAAACCACCCTACTCTATAGTTATCCCCCCTCCAAACGTGACAGGCTCTTTACATATGGGGCACGCTCTCAACAATACCCTGCAGGATATTCTGATCAGATTTTACAAACTTAACGGCTACGAAACTCTTTGGATGCCGGGAACAGATCATGCTGGTATTGCAACTCAAAATGTTGTTGAAAAACAGTTAGCCGAAAAAAATATATCAAGGCACGAAATCGGCAGGGAAAAATTTATAGCAAAAGTCTGGCAGTGGAGAGAGGAATCCGGAGGTCAGATAATAAATCAGTTAAAGAGGCTGGGTGCATCCTGTGACTGGGAAAGGGAACGTTTTACAATGGACAAAGGTCTTTCCCGGGCAGTGAGAAAGGTTTTCGTAACCCTTTATAATGAAGGGCTTATCTACAGATCCAACTATATTATCAACTGGTGTCCACGCTGCCATACTGCGCTAAGCGATTTAGAAGTTGAACACGAAGAAAAAGAAGGTGCTCTTTATTACATCAATTATGATGTTAAAGAAACGGGGGAGAAACTTCTTATAGCAACCACCAGACCTGAAACCATGCTCGGTGATTCAGGTGTGGCAGTAAATCCTAATGATGAAAGATACAGCCACCTTATCGGTAAAACAGCAATATTGCCTATTGTAGGAAGGGAAATGCCCATTGTGGGAGATGAATATGTGGACATGGAGTTCGGAACCGGAGCTTTAAAAATAACGCCAGCCCATGATCCCAACGATTTTGATATAGGAAGAAAACACGGTTTAAAAGAAATAAACATGATGGATGACTCCGGATATATTAATGAAAACGGTTCTTTATATAAAGGAAAAGAGCGATTTGAAGCAAGGAAAGAGATTGTGTCAGAACTGGAAAAGCAGAACCGTCTGGTGAAAAAAGAAAAACATATTCACAGTATAGGTCACTGTTACCGGTGTAAAACCGTCGTTGAGCCGAGAATCTCAATGCAGTGGTTCGTTAAAGTACATCCTCTGGCTGAAAAAGCAATAGAGGTGGTCAAAAATAACGAAATAAAGATAACCCCTGAAAACTGGGAGAAAACCTACTACGAGTGGATGTATAATATAAGAGATTGGTGCATATCCAGACAAATATGGTGGGGGCACAGGATTCCTGCATTTTACTGTGAGAACTGCGGGCATATCAATGTTGCTATGGAAGATCCTTCACAATGTGAAAAGTGTTCTTCGAGAGAGCTTTCTCAGGAGACCGATGTCCTTGACACATGGTTTTCTTCTGCTCTCTGGCCGTTTTCAACAATGGGCTGGCCGGAAAAAACAAAAACACTTGAAAAGTTTTATCCCACAAGCTGCCTTGTAACCGGCTTTGATATACTTTTTTTCTGGGTTGCTCGCATGATTATGATGGGAACCAAATTTATGAATGATGTGCCTTTCAGAGAAGTATACATTCATGCACTGGTAAGAGATGAAGACGGTCAAAAGATGAGTAAATCAAAAGGTAATGTAATCGACCCTCTCACAGTTATAGACGAATACGGGGCTGATGCATTCAGATTTACACTTGCAGCTCTTGCTGCCCAGGGCAGAGATATAAAATTATCAAAAGAGCGGGTGGAAGGCTATAGAAATTTTGTGAACAAAATATGGAATGCCTCAAGATTTATTCTTATGAATATACCTTCAGATTATAATATTGGAGAGCCTGATTTTTCAAAACTCGAAGCAGAAGACAAATGGATTCTCCATCAGTTAAAAATAACCGCAGACAACGTCTCATCCAATATCAAAACATATGATTTCAATGAAGCCGCCGGTGAAATATATAAGTTTTTCTGGCACACATTTTGTGACTGGTACCTCGAATTAATAAAAGACAGAATATTCGACGAAGAGCAAAAAGAATCCGCTCTGAAAGCAGCATTTTTTATACTCAAAAACTCACTCATTATACTCCACCCCTTTATGCCTTTTGTTACAGAATATATCTACAAAATGATTGATGATAATGCCAATCTCCTTAACATGGATTTTCCGGCTCTGAATTTTTCATACGATACTGAAAACAGTGAAATAGAAACCGTTATCTCTATCATCAGTTCCATCAGAAATATAAGGGGTGAATACAACATACCGCCAAAATCGATGATAAAGGCATATATAAAAACCGATGATAAAAAAATAATAAATGTAGTAAAAAATAATGAAAAAAACATTAAAAAACTTTCCAGACTTGAACTGTTAGAGTTCACTGATAAAGAGATAGAAAAATCAGCAACAAATGTATCCTCAGGGTTTATTATTTATGTACCCATAGAAGGAATTGTAGATATAGCCGAGGAAATTGCAAGGTTGCAGAAAGACAGAAAATCAGCCCTTAAAGATTATGAATTGTACGGCAAAAAATTAAAAAATGAAAATTACCTGGAGAAAGCCCCCAGTGAGGTTATCAGAAAAGATACAGAAAAATTTGAAAAATCCAGGGAAATATTGTCAAAAATAGATGAATCCATCAAAAGGCTGGAAGAGCTATGCTGA